The Pagrus major chromosome 10, Pma_NU_1.0 genome contains a region encoding:
- the LOC141003968 gene encoding uncharacterized protein, whose product MSFTAEHHREAEMIPLLLVSHLRKHSAVQEEQQKLKEELEKEQQKLKEELQKKTGELQEEKQRREEAEAEVLKKEQELQDKTVEMEGSNDETIRKLLQERRDKEEAQREVRTLKDQLKSKNTEVDGLNVQVKKLEEEKRRSEEERQKLQTNIKDWENKFKEEEKKRKTAEKQVEDLKTKVPFFLSLFYFVPFLHVGVFVVIFHKDRIL is encoded by the exons ATGAGTTTCACAGCGGAGCATCACAGGGAAGCAGAAATGATCCCACTGCTGCTGGTGTCTCATCTTAGAAAGCACTCTGCAGTCCAG gaggagcagcagaagttaaaggaggagctggagaaggagcagcagaagttgaaggaggagctgcagaagaAGACCGGAGAG CTCCAGGAggaaaagcagaggagagaggaagctgAGGCAGAAGTCCTGAAGAAGGAACAGGAGCTGCAGGATAAGACTGTCGAG ATGGAGGGAAGCAACGATGAAACCATCAGGAAGCTCCTGCAGGAGAGACGGGATAAAGAGGAAGCTCAGAGGGAAGTGAGGACGCTGAAGGATCAGTTGAAGTCCAAGAACACAGAG gtTGATGGTCTGAACGTTCAGGTCAAGAAGCTcgaagaggagaagaggaggagtgaggaagAGCGACAGAAGCTGCAGACCAACATAAAAGAC TGGGAGAACAAGttcaaggaggaggagaagaaaagaaagacagctGAAAAACAAGTGGAGGACCTAAAGACCAAggttcctttctttctttctctcttttattttgtacctTTTTTACATGTAGGTGTGTTTGTAGTTATTTTCCACAAAGACAGAATATTATGA